In one Fusarium falciforme chromosome 5, complete sequence genomic region, the following are encoded:
- a CDS encoding RNase-PH domain-containing protein — translation MATQQSLFSPAELAYLHRTLSLRPPIRPDGRTPTQFRPLTAETGVLPGTNGSARVHFADGTEAIVGVKAEIEKTAGGEEDQGEEDRTRGDWLELAVEIPGQRDDDASTVFLAEMLREALLADKEFAKKLRINRRFHWRLYLDVLLISPPLSYPLPLLSLTTHLALLATRLPRLKSEGDEDPMFDDDWEASTFLYPREGAGAAGSRPPITLLVVAVGDNTIFDPAKEELAVAETALAVSVAEVRRVKTEGDTEVDSTGRQLRLLSIRSVDPPSRLTPPGVPHTTNTNGMKQAGDAQSTEGVWKAPLGGTKFGVMDGIIQAVLEKGGVADDVLDGLEGVELT, via the exons ATGGCGACTCAGCAAAGCCTCTTCTCGCCTGCTGAGCTCGCCTACCTCCACCGCACCCTCTCACTCCGACCCCCCATCCGACCCGATGGCCGCACGCCGACGCAGTTCCGCCCCCTGACGGCTGAGACTGGAGTTCTCCCTGGCACAAACGGTAGCGCGCGAGTTCACTTTGCCGACGGCACCGAAGCTATCGTGGGAGTCAAGGCAGAGATTGAAAAGACGGCTGGTGGAGAGGAGGATCAGGGCGAAGAGGATAGAACGAGGGGCGACTGGCTCGAGCTGGCGGTGGAGATTCCTGGACAgagggatgatgatgcctcGACGGTGTTTTTGGCTGAGATGTTGAGGGAGGCGCTCTTGGCTGACAAGGAGTTTGCCAAGAAGTTGAGGATCAACAGGCGGTTTCACTGGAGGCTATACCTCGAT GTGCTGCTAATATCACCTCCGCTGTCATACCCTCTCCCCCTTCTCTCACTCACAACCCATCTCGCCCTCCTGGCTACGCGCCTCCCGCGCCTCAAGTCCGAGGGTGACGAAGACCCCATGTTTGACGACGATTGGGAGGCTTCAACTTTCCTGTACCCGCGCGAGGGTGCTGGCGCAGCTGGATCGCGACCCCCAATCACTCTGCTGGTCGTCGCAGTCGGCGACAACACCATTTTCGACCCAGCTAAGGAGGAGCTTGCTGTCGCGGAGACGGCGCTTGCGGTTTCTGTGGCTGAGGTGCGCCGCGTCAAGACGGAGGGCGACACGGAAGTCGATTCTACGGGCCGCCAGCTTAGGTTGCTGTCTATCCGGTCTGTTGACCCGCCTTCGAGGCTCACACCACCTGGTGTGCCGCATACTACGAATACCAATGGAATGAAGCAGGCGGGCGATGCACAGAGCACTGAGGGAGTGTGGAAGGCGCCTTTGGGAGGAACCAAGTTTGGTGTCATGGATGGCATAATACAGGCCGTGTTGGAGAAGGGTGGTGTTGCGGATGATGTGTTGGATGGCTTGGAGGGCGTTGAGTTGACATGA
- a CDS encoding Arginyltransferase codes for MEPSGMRIPEDASLQYEYISPIAYSKSSRCGYCGKRGNSQSKRYSYYASASSMSPGFYQTLLGRCWRRSGTLMYRPDQRRSCCPHYTIRLDSSQFKPSRDQRQTINRFNRYVMGETYTKEVARLHPKSRDQAKKRDNHFDLIERVHEAEDAQLLKPPEAAHKLVVTLEPDDFTEEKYEVYENYQRVVHKEGPSKITAGGFKRFLCSSPLRREMMVDSNGKERRLGSYHQCYRLDGKLVAIGVLDLLPECVSSVYFLYHESIHKWAPGKLGALYEIALSIEEGYGWWYPGFYIHSCPKMRYKIDYSPQFILDPNSLAWDPLDRKMLDLLDKKPFVSLSLEKQRESNGNGDGPSSTDEDVEMSNKSDAESEDSKSGDDEDDWLFKTNMPGIPPLSSVADWDLDNIALKIKPDGPLYKTSNLVIWDKRGVEDYPGLKAGVAELVAAIGPDLIDRICLDFTPRGG; via the exons ATGGAACCCAGTGGCATGCGCATCCCTGAAGATGCGTCGTTGCAGTACGAGTATATCTCGCCAATTG CCTACTCCAAGTCATCAAGATGCGGCTACTGTGGAAAGCGTGGCAACAGTCAGTCAAAAC GCTACTCTTACTACGCCTCTGCATCATCAATGAGCCCCGGATTCTACCAGACGCTTCTTGGTAGGTGCTGGAGGCGTTCTGGTACGCTCATGTATCGACCTGATCAGCGTCGATCATGTTGTCCTCATTACACCATCCGCCTCGACTCTAGCCAGTTCAAGCCATCCAGGGACCAACGACAGACCATCAACCGCTTCAACAGGTACGTCATGGGTGAGACCTATACGAAAGAGGTTGCTCGTCTTCACCCAAAGTCGCGTGATCAGGCAAAGAAGCGAGATAATCACTTTGACCTGATCGAGCGGGTTcacgaggccgaggatgCTCAGTTGCTCAAACCCCCTGAGGCTGCACACAAGCTTGTCGTGACTCTGGAGCCAGATGATTTCACAGAAGAAAAGTATGAGGTCTATGAGAACTACCAGAGGGTGGTACACAAGGAGGGGCCAAGCAAGATAACCGCGGGAGGCTTCAAACGCTTCTTGTGTAGCTCACCCCTGAGACGAGAGATGATGGTGGATTCGAATGGCAAAGAGCGCCGCCTGGGGTCTTATCATCAGTGCTATAGGTTGGACGGCAAGCTCGTGGCGATCGGTGTGCTTGATCTCTTGCCCGAGTGTGTAAGCTCAGTCTACTTCCTCTACCATGAGAGCATTCACAAGTGGGCGCCGGGCAAGCTCGGTGCGCTCTACGAGATTGCTCTGTCTATCGAGGAGGGTTATGGATGGTGGTACCCAGGCTTTTACATTCACAGCTGCCCCAAGATGCGGTACAAGATTGACTACTCACCGCAGTTTATTCTTGATCCGAACTCACTTGCCTGGGATCCTCTGGATCGAAAGATGTTGGATCTCTTGGACAAGAAGCCGTTTGTCAGCCTGTCCCTGGAGAAGCAGAGGGAGTCTAATGGCAATGGTGATGGTCCATCGAGCACTGATGAGGATGTGGAGATGAGCAACAAGTCCGATGCTGAATCAGAGGACTCAAAatctggagatgatgaggatgactgGCTTTTTAAAACCAACATGCCAGGTATTCCTCCTCTCTCTTCGGTGGCCGACTGGGATCTGGACAACATCGCGTTGAAGATCAAGCCTGATGGACCGTTGTACAAGACATCAAATCTTGTTATTTGGGATAAACGGGGCGTGGAGGATTATCCGGGATTGAAGGCTGGAGTTGCAGAGCTTGTTGCAGCCATTGGGCCAGATCTGATAGACCGAATTTGTTTGGATTTCACGCCACGAGGAGGATAG